A single Paenibacillus sp. FSL R5-0517 DNA region contains:
- the ruvA gene encoding Holliday junction branch migration protein RuvA translates to MIDFLRGQFIHVENDYIVLDVHGVGYRVFCPNPFAFAKQEGEITVYTHHHVREDAMLLFGFVTRDEQRLFRKLIEVSGIGPKVALGILAGGTPEHVVTAIYQENLTFLTKLPGIGKKTAQRMILDLKDKLDSFGAAAYATGLFAPPSEESGSGSAWDEAREGLKALGYTDSELDKVWLKLKKDVTTADSVDVLMKKALQMLFTG, encoded by the coding sequence ATGATTGATTTTCTAAGAGGACAGTTCATTCATGTAGAGAATGATTATATTGTGTTGGACGTTCATGGTGTGGGGTATCGCGTATTTTGTCCGAATCCATTTGCGTTCGCTAAGCAAGAAGGCGAAATTACCGTGTACACTCACCATCATGTGCGTGAGGATGCGATGCTGCTGTTTGGATTTGTGACACGGGATGAACAGCGCTTGTTCCGCAAACTGATTGAAGTATCCGGTATTGGTCCCAAAGTGGCGCTGGGCATACTCGCTGGAGGTACACCAGAACATGTGGTTACAGCGATTTACCAAGAGAATTTAACGTTCTTGACCAAATTGCCAGGCATCGGGAAGAAGACAGCGCAACGCATGATCCTGGATCTCAAGGATAAGCTGGATAGTTTTGGAGCGGCAGCGTATGCAACAGGTTTGTTCGCTCCTCCATCGGAAGAGTCGGGAAGTGGTTCAGCCTGGGATGAGGCACGTGAAGGTCTCAAGGCACTTGGGTATACTGACAGTGAACTTGATAAAGTATGGCTCAAATTGAAAAAGGATGTTACTACAGCGGATTCCGTTGATGTGTTGATGAAAAAAGCGCTGCAAATGCTGTTTACGGGATAA
- a CDS encoding SpoIID/LytB domain-containing protein, translating into MGKAIRTKKWSRRLKVLAAALLTVGCLQVPAYAAGNDGQTIRVAMFANLGSTYKSTTPLITLESTGQWSIQSESGANVGLPAGQVRFSADGFRVKVLETGDFKAASAAAKLLQATADKPLLFTTSVNGNAIYQLYTGNYATEALAGQAVTRVQKVAAAQLAGQKPTVTGSKRLSAGTYGSLQEAEATQANLLSAGVSSAYPVLLLSGGSQAYAVWVGEAVTDAELSSVKKSVEAIPGISLSTVNNSAGLIIRQDAGLSADALKTAPHYTIAGTESKALVQGNSNGIKVVERSQRTYRGDMEISIVSGDLALVNVVPLEQYLYSVVGAEVYSSWPAEALKVQAVAARSYALQQGERFKIANVVDTTLSQAYNGIGSENDKVTSAVDATAGEVVKSGGKIIEAVFSSNAGGQTAHPSEVWNGGAGVFTNVISSGDTSAQAGLHTWYHVLLSSGISGYIREDNIKELTTKTNAGLAKVTVTAQNTNVRPVPLIQSTVEPVAKMNPGNEAVVLAKVAQSNDYAWVRGPFTSAQLVKSLQGKTTAPVPASISTLEVTKRGPSGRALEVTANGQAMTVKYADTYRSALGGLPSTLFDIAGTGSYTVLGADGKTASKTGSNGAAVMSASGTGSSSGNALVVMSGDGQARAVTQGQNFMFIGQGNGHGLGLSQWGAKGMADEGYDYQTILKHYYQNATIVKE; encoded by the coding sequence GTGGGAAAAGCAATACGAACGAAGAAGTGGAGTCGTCGATTGAAGGTACTGGCGGCAGCTCTTTTGACAGTAGGTTGTCTTCAAGTGCCTGCGTATGCAGCAGGTAATGATGGACAGACAATCCGTGTAGCCATGTTTGCGAATCTGGGCAGTACGTATAAATCAACTACACCACTTATTACACTTGAATCAACGGGACAATGGAGTATCCAATCGGAAAGTGGCGCAAATGTAGGTCTTCCGGCTGGACAGGTCCGTTTCAGTGCAGATGGATTCAGAGTGAAAGTGTTGGAAACAGGGGATTTCAAGGCAGCATCTGCAGCAGCCAAATTGTTGCAGGCAACCGCGGATAAGCCGTTGCTGTTTACAACGTCTGTGAATGGAAATGCCATCTATCAACTCTACACAGGTAACTATGCAACAGAGGCACTGGCTGGACAAGCTGTTACACGGGTACAAAAGGTAGCAGCAGCTCAATTGGCTGGTCAAAAGCCAACTGTGACCGGAAGTAAGCGCCTGTCTGCTGGAACGTATGGTTCGCTTCAGGAAGCAGAGGCAACGCAAGCGAACCTTTTATCAGCAGGAGTTAGTAGTGCTTATCCGGTCCTCCTACTGAGTGGAGGAAGCCAAGCATATGCGGTATGGGTAGGTGAAGCTGTAACAGATGCGGAATTATCCTCAGTGAAGAAAAGTGTGGAGGCCATTCCAGGGATAAGTCTCTCAACTGTTAACAATAGTGCAGGTCTCATCATCCGTCAGGATGCGGGATTAAGTGCGGATGCGCTTAAAACAGCTCCGCATTACACGATTGCAGGTACTGAATCCAAAGCATTGGTACAAGGGAATAGCAATGGCATCAAAGTAGTGGAACGTTCCCAGCGAACGTATCGTGGAGATATGGAAATCAGCATCGTCAGCGGTGATCTGGCATTGGTCAATGTCGTTCCACTGGAACAATACCTGTACTCTGTCGTAGGGGCAGAGGTATATTCCTCCTGGCCTGCTGAGGCTCTGAAAGTTCAAGCAGTAGCTGCTCGATCCTATGCGCTTCAACAAGGAGAGCGTTTCAAAATTGCCAATGTCGTGGATACGACACTCAGCCAAGCCTATAACGGGATTGGTTCGGAGAACGATAAAGTAACCAGTGCAGTGGATGCAACGGCCGGAGAAGTGGTTAAGAGCGGTGGCAAAATCATCGAAGCTGTATTCTCCTCCAATGCGGGCGGTCAGACGGCTCATCCTTCTGAGGTATGGAACGGCGGAGCAGGTGTGTTCACCAATGTAATTAGCTCGGGGGATACATCAGCGCAGGCAGGATTACATACGTGGTACCATGTGCTACTCAGTTCAGGCATTAGCGGGTACATTCGTGAGGATAACATCAAAGAATTAACAACCAAGACCAACGCGGGTCTGGCAAAAGTGACGGTAACGGCTCAGAACACCAATGTACGTCCTGTTCCGTTGATTCAGTCCACCGTGGAACCTGTAGCCAAAATGAATCCAGGCAATGAAGCTGTAGTACTGGCAAAAGTGGCTCAATCCAATGACTATGCTTGGGTGAGAGGACCATTCACGTCTGCCCAGTTGGTTAAATCCCTTCAGGGTAAAACGACAGCACCTGTTCCTGCTTCAATCTCAACCTTGGAAGTAACCAAGCGTGGACCTTCCGGAAGAGCACTTGAAGTCACTGCCAACGGCCAAGCTATGACGGTGAAATATGCTGACACATACCGTTCTGCGCTTGGTGGATTACCGAGTACTCTATTTGATATTGCAGGAACCGGAAGTTATACTGTATTAGGCGCTGACGGCAAAACAGCCAGTAAAACCGGTTCAAATGGTGCCGCTGTAATGTCTGCCTCTGGTACAGGTTCATCATCCGGTAATGCTCTTGTGGTGATGAGTGGTGATGGTCAAGCGAGAGCGGTAACGCAGGGTCAAAACTTCATGTTCATCGGCCAGGGCAATGGTCATGGGTTGGGCTTGTCCCAATGGGGAGCGAAAGGCATGGCAGATGAAGGGTATGATTACCAGACAATATTGAAACACTATTATCAAAATGCGACTATTGTTAAGGAATGA
- a CDS encoding BofC C-terminal domain-containing protein, producing MNTFNFRKQFKRRWRRWKRTVWMTVALLAVTILAYSGLSISSAIERLLTTNFSEATSVMGPVTPETRSDQEIQALVEQLNTDPDHLTSVVLETQYICGVETEQLGKMARPQLKMLLVQHPEWDATVGTSDELHLKQRVDDLSPLCKQQAYISIDAVGNLNLYEGKPAEEKVIRTFFQLDVGTLESSLPEGVLEQLQQGIRIQDKDEYDSVISTFSDYAVDEDHHLIRNGG from the coding sequence GTGAACACGTTTAACTTCAGGAAACAATTCAAGAGACGCTGGCGACGGTGGAAACGAACAGTATGGATGACGGTTGCTTTGCTTGCAGTTACGATATTGGCTTACAGCGGATTGTCTATCTCATCGGCGATTGAACGTTTGCTGACCACTAATTTTAGTGAGGCAACTAGTGTGATGGGACCTGTTACGCCGGAGACCAGATCTGATCAGGAGATTCAGGCGTTAGTAGAGCAACTTAATACTGATCCGGATCATTTAACGAGTGTGGTTTTGGAAACACAGTACATTTGCGGAGTGGAGACAGAACAGTTGGGCAAGATGGCTAGACCACAGTTGAAGATGCTGCTGGTTCAACATCCGGAATGGGATGCTACCGTTGGAACATCAGATGAGTTGCATTTGAAGCAACGTGTAGATGACCTTTCACCGCTTTGCAAACAGCAGGCGTATATTAGCATAGATGCTGTGGGGAACCTTAATTTGTATGAGGGTAAGCCTGCAGAAGAGAAGGTTATTCGTACGTTTTTTCAGTTGGATGTGGGGACGTTGGAGAGTTCTTTGCCTGAAGGGGTGCTGGAGCAATTGCAGCAGGGTATCCGGATTCAGGACAAGGATGAGTATGATAGCGTAATCTCAACGTTTAGTGACTATGCGGTGGATGAAGATCATCATTTAATCCGCAATGGCGGGTAA
- the queA gene encoding tRNA preQ1(34) S-adenosylmethionine ribosyltransferase-isomerase QueA, whose protein sequence is MNVNLYDFELPEQLIAQTPLLDRTASRLLTLNKDSGEINHQTFPDIIDFLDSGDTLILNDTRVLPARLFGTKEDTGAKAEVLLLKNVEGDKWEALVKPGKKLKAGSVIVFGDELKAIIEEEGEMGARTLTFTYDGIFQEILDRLGEMPLPPYIKETLDDRERYQTVYAKHEGSAAAPTAGLHFTDELLDQIRAKGVNVAFITLHVGLGTFRPMSVDNVEDHVMHEEYYSLSQETADLINQTKENGHRVFAVGTTSCRTLETVGSKFEDGVLQASSGWTSIFIYPGYSFKVIDGMLTNFHLPKSTLVMLVSALAGREHIMQAYQEAIQEQYRFFSFGDAMLIY, encoded by the coding sequence ATGAATGTGAACTTATATGATTTTGAATTACCAGAGCAATTGATAGCACAGACGCCGTTGCTTGATCGCACGGCTTCCCGTTTGCTTACCTTGAACAAAGATAGTGGTGAGATTAATCATCAAACGTTTCCTGATATTATCGATTTTCTGGATTCTGGGGATACATTGATTCTGAATGATACGCGTGTTCTTCCAGCCCGTCTGTTCGGTACAAAGGAAGACACCGGAGCAAAAGCGGAAGTCTTATTGCTTAAAAATGTGGAGGGCGACAAGTGGGAAGCACTGGTTAAGCCGGGTAAAAAGCTGAAAGCCGGTTCGGTTATCGTATTTGGAGACGAACTGAAGGCAATCATTGAAGAAGAAGGCGAGATGGGGGCACGTACACTTACGTTTACGTATGATGGAATCTTTCAGGAAATTCTGGACCGTCTGGGTGAGATGCCGTTGCCACCGTATATTAAAGAGACTTTGGATGACCGCGAACGGTATCAAACCGTGTATGCCAAGCATGAAGGATCAGCGGCTGCACCCACAGCGGGATTGCATTTTACGGATGAATTGTTGGATCAGATTCGTGCCAAGGGCGTTAATGTCGCTTTCATTACGCTTCATGTAGGACTGGGGACGTTTAGACCAATGTCGGTAGACAACGTAGAAGATCATGTCATGCATGAGGAGTATTACTCCTTGTCACAAGAAACGGCAGATCTGATTAACCAGACCAAAGAGAATGGACACCGTGTTTTCGCGGTTGGGACAACCAGTTGCCGGACTCTGGAAACGGTGGGCAGCAAGTTTGAAGATGGAGTACTGCAAGCAAGCAGCGGATGGACAAGTATTTTTATCTATCCGGGCTACTCCTTCAAAGTGATCGATGGGATGCTTACGAATTTTCATCTCCCAAAATCCACGTTGGTTATGCTGGTTAGTGCACTTGCAGGCAGGGAACATATTATGCAGGCATATCAGGAAGCCATTCAAGAACAATACCGGTTCTTCAGCTTCGGCGATGCCATGTTGATATATTAA
- the tgt gene encoding tRNA guanosine(34) transglycosylase Tgt: MAAITYEHIKTCKQSGARLGRVHTPHGVIETPTFMPVGTQATVKTMSPEELKAMDAQIILSNTYHLFLRPGHEIIREAGGLHKFMNWDRPILTDSGGFQVFSLSEMRKITEEGVNFRSHLNGDKKFLSPEVAMEIQNALGSDIMMAFDECPPYPAEYEYVKKSLERTSRWAERCLESHARPHDQGLFAIVQGGMHEDLRRQSAADLTSMDFPGYAIGGLSVGEPKHLMYGVLDYTLPLLPTNKPRYLMGVGSPDALIEGSIRGVDMFDCVLPTRIARNGTTMTSQGRLVVRNAKFATDFGPLDPECDCYTCRNYSRAYLRHLIKADETFGLRLTTIHNLHFLQNLMRNVRKAIMEDRLLDFRDEFFDQYGLHDNDKGF, encoded by the coding sequence ATGGCAGCAATTACGTATGAACATATCAAAACTTGCAAACAATCCGGCGCACGTCTGGGACGTGTGCATACACCTCACGGTGTGATTGAGACACCGACCTTTATGCCTGTAGGTACACAGGCGACCGTCAAAACAATGAGCCCTGAAGAGTTAAAAGCCATGGATGCTCAGATTATTTTAAGTAATACGTATCACCTGTTTCTGAGACCAGGACATGAAATCATTCGTGAAGCTGGCGGATTGCACAAGTTCATGAACTGGGATCGTCCAATTCTGACGGACAGCGGCGGATTCCAAGTGTTCTCGCTCAGCGAGATGCGCAAAATTACGGAAGAAGGCGTTAATTTCCGCTCTCACCTGAACGGAGATAAGAAGTTCCTTTCTCCTGAAGTGGCCATGGAAATCCAGAATGCACTTGGCTCCGATATTATGATGGCATTTGATGAATGTCCACCGTATCCAGCTGAATATGAATATGTCAAAAAATCACTCGAACGAACGAGTCGCTGGGCAGAACGTTGTCTTGAAAGTCATGCTCGTCCGCATGACCAAGGTCTGTTTGCCATTGTACAGGGAGGCATGCATGAAGATCTTCGCCGTCAGAGCGCCGCAGATTTGACTTCCATGGATTTCCCGGGGTATGCTATTGGTGGACTGAGTGTTGGAGAACCGAAACATTTGATGTATGGAGTATTGGATTATACGTTACCTTTGTTGCCAACCAATAAACCACGTTATTTGATGGGGGTAGGTTCGCCCGATGCGTTGATTGAGGGATCCATTCGTGGAGTGGACATGTTCGATTGTGTTCTGCCTACTCGGATTGCCCGTAACGGAACAACAATGACCAGCCAAGGACGTCTGGTAGTTCGCAATGCCAAGTTTGCAACTGATTTTGGGCCATTAGATCCTGAATGTGATTGCTACACTTGTCGCAACTATTCCAGAGCTTATCTGCGTCATTTGATCAAAGCAGATGAAACATTTGGCCTGCGTTTGACAACGATCCATAATCTTCATTTCTTGCAGAATTTGATGCGTAATGTACGTAAAGCCATTATGGAAGATCGTTTGCTTGATTTCCGGGATGAATTTTTCGATCAATATGGTCTTCATGACAATGACAAAGGTTTCTGA
- the ruvC gene encoding crossover junction endodeoxyribonuclease RuvC, protein MRFLGIDPGIAIVGFGFVDKIGSKVVPVQYGCIQTEAHTPEEERLLHVYEGMVQLIDKYKPDAVALEKLFFNRNVTTAMSVSQARGVMVLAAAQKGLPIAEYTPMQIKQAVVGYGKAEKKQVQEMVKMFLRLQVIPKPDDVADALAVAVCHAHSYTLNSKLNEVLRK, encoded by the coding sequence TTGCGTTTTTTGGGAATTGACCCGGGGATTGCGATTGTTGGTTTTGGTTTTGTTGATAAAATCGGCAGTAAAGTGGTACCCGTACAATATGGATGTATTCAGACGGAAGCTCATACCCCTGAAGAGGAACGGTTGCTTCATGTATATGAAGGTATGGTGCAATTAATTGATAAGTACAAACCGGACGCAGTAGCGTTAGAGAAACTTTTTTTCAATCGGAACGTTACAACAGCGATGTCTGTCAGTCAGGCTAGGGGCGTCATGGTACTTGCTGCTGCACAGAAGGGTTTGCCTATTGCAGAGTATACACCAATGCAGATCAAGCAGGCTGTTGTTGGGTACGGTAAGGCTGAGAAGAAGCAAGTGCAGGAGATGGTCAAAATGTTCTTGCGTCTTCAAGTCATTCCTAAACCGGATGACGTAGCGGATGCGTTGGCTGTAGCCGTGTGCCATGCGCACTCTTATACATTAAATTCCAAGTTGAATGAGGTATTGCGAAAATGA
- the ruvB gene encoding Holliday junction branch migration DNA helicase RuvB: MDDRIISANLMMEDQNVELSLRPRYLNEYIGQNQVKENLKIYIEAAKFRNEALDHVLLYGPPGLGKTTLANIIANELGVNLRTTSGPAIERPGDLAALLTNLQEGDVLFIDEIHRLHRTVEEVMYPAMEDSALDIMIGKGPSARSVRLDLPPFTLIGATTRAGLLSAPLRDRFGVISRLEFYTVDELAYIVSRSTEILGVEIVGDAAQEIALRSRGTPRIANRLLKRVRDFAQVRGDGIITQTLAEEALQRLQIDPRGLDEIDHKMLKSMINSFRGGPVGLDTIAATIGEESQTIEDVYEPYLLQIGMIQRTPRGRIVTDLAYHHLGLPVPPRDGK; encoded by the coding sequence ATGGATGATCGGATTATTTCCGCGAACCTGATGATGGAAGACCAAAATGTTGAGTTGAGTCTTCGTCCCCGGTATTTGAATGAATATATCGGACAGAATCAGGTGAAGGAAAATTTAAAGATATATATTGAAGCTGCCAAATTTCGTAATGAGGCATTGGATCACGTTTTGTTATATGGACCACCTGGACTGGGTAAGACAACACTTGCCAATATTATTGCCAATGAATTGGGTGTTAATTTACGAACTACGTCAGGCCCGGCCATTGAACGCCCGGGTGATCTTGCAGCATTGTTAACCAATCTGCAGGAAGGCGATGTGCTGTTCATCGATGAGATTCATCGTTTGCATCGTACGGTTGAAGAAGTCATGTACCCCGCTATGGAAGATTCGGCATTGGATATAATGATTGGTAAAGGTCCAAGTGCTCGGTCCGTTCGGCTGGATCTGCCGCCATTCACTCTGATTGGGGCTACAACACGTGCTGGCTTGCTGTCTGCGCCACTTCGAGATCGGTTTGGTGTTATCAGCCGCTTGGAATTCTATACGGTTGATGAGCTGGCTTATATCGTCTCGCGCTCTACCGAGATTTTGGGTGTGGAGATTGTGGGAGATGCTGCGCAAGAGATTGCATTGCGCTCACGTGGGACACCGAGGATTGCCAACCGTTTGCTTAAACGAGTACGTGACTTTGCACAGGTTCGTGGTGACGGGATTATTACGCAGACATTGGCTGAAGAAGCATTGCAACGACTTCAGATTGATCCGCGTGGCCTGGATGAGATTGATCATAAGATGCTCAAATCGATGATCAACAGCTTCCGGGGAGGCCCGGTAGGTTTGGATACCATTGCTGCTACAATCGGTGAAGAAAGTCAGACGATTGAGGATGTCTACGAACCGTATCTGCTTCAGATTGGCATGATTCAGCGTACACCAAGGGGGAGAATCGTAACAGATCTTGCCTATCATCATTTGGGTCTACCTGTTCCACCAAGAGACGGAAAATAA